TTTTTGCTAAAAGAAACTTCGGTTTTTAGCGCAATTGCGCTAGCTGATTTAATGTATGTAGCAAAGGATCAAATCGGCATTGATTATATGATAAATGAAAGCCTTTTTATGCTTGTAGTAGCGTATTTGCTGCTGCTTGCGCCTATTTTAGCTCTTGGCTTTTATTTGGAGAAAAAACTAAGGTTTGCTGGCTATGGGAATTAGTATTTTATTTGCTGATGGTGTTTTTTCTAGGCTTTTAGAAGGGCTTTTAGTAAGTGCTGAGATTAGCCTTATTTCTGCTTTTTTTTCGCTAGTTTTTGGTGTGATTTTTGGTCTTTTTATGACTATAGATTTTTGGCTTACTAAGCTTATTTCACGCATTTATTTAGAGTTTGTGCGTATTATGCCTCAGCTGGTGCTACTTTTTATTATGTATTTTGGTGTTTCATCATGGCTGGGGCTTGATATATCTGCGTTTTTAAGCTCTGTGATTGTTTTTACTTTTTGGGGGACAGCTGAAATGGGAGATTTGGTTCGCTCAGCTCTTATAAACACTCCAAAACACCAGTATGAAAGCGCCTTTGCTTTAGGGCTAAATAAAACCCAAACTTATGCTTATATCATCATTCCACAGACTATAAAAAATTTAACTCCACTTAGTATAAATCTCATTACTCGTATCATAAAAACTACTTCGCT
The nucleotide sequence above comes from Campylobacter magnus. Encoded proteins:
- a CDS encoding amino acid ABC transporter permease, producing MGISILFADGVFSRLLEGLLVSAEISLISAFFSLVFGVIFGLFMTIDFWLTKLISRIYLEFVRIMPQLVLLFIMYFGVSSWLGLDISAFLSSVIVFTFWGTAEMGDLVRSALINTPKHQYESAFALGLNKTQTYAYIIIPQTIKNLTPLSINLITRIIKTTSLVALIGVVEVLKVAEQIIDSTRFSHPNGALWVYGVVFMMYFVLCFATSLCSKFFEKR